Proteins encoded within one genomic window of Falco biarmicus isolate bFalBia1 chromosome 14, bFalBia1.pri, whole genome shotgun sequence:
- the LOC130158808 gene encoding ras-related GTP-binding protein A isoform X1, producing the protein MPSTAMKKKVLLMGKSGSGKTSMRSIIFANYIARDTRRLGATIDVEHSHVRFLGNLVLNLWDCGGQDTFMENYFTSQRDNIFRNVEVLIYVFDVESRELEKDMHYYQSCLEAILQNSPDAKIFCLVHKMDLVQEDQRDLIFKEREEDLKRLSRPLECVCFRTSIWDETLYKAWSSIVYQLIPNVQQLEMNLRNFAQIIEADEVLLFERATFLVISHYQCKEQRDVHRFEKISNIIKQFKLSCSKLAASFQSMEVRNSNFAAFIDIFTSNTYVMVVMSDPSIPSAATLINIRNARKHFEKLERVDGPKHSLLMR; encoded by the exons gtGCTGCTGATGGGTAAAAGTGGGTCTGGGAAGACCAGCATGAGGTCCATTATCTTTGCAAACTACATCGCCAGGGACACACGGCGCCTGGGTGCCACAA TTGATGTGGAGCACTCCCATGTTAGATTTCTAGGAAACCTGGTATTAAACCTCTGGGACTGTGGAGG ACAGGACACCTTCATGGAGAACTACTTCACCAGTCAGCGGGACAACATCTTCCGCAACGTAGAAGTCCTCATCTATGTCTTTGATGTAGAGAGCCGTGAACTGGAGAAGGACATGCACTACTACCAGTCATGCTTGGAGGCAATTCTTCAGAACTCTCCTGACGCAAAGATCTTTTGTCTAGTGCACAAGATGGACTTGGTGCAGGAGGATCAGCGGGATTTG aTTTTTAAAGAGCGTGAGGAAGACTTGAAGCGCCTTTCCCGTCCCTTGGAATGTGTGTGTTTTAGAACTTCCATCTGGGATGAAACGCTTTACAAG GCCTGGTCCAGTATAGTCTATCAGCTGATCCCCAACGTCCAGCAGCTGGAAATGAACCTGAGGAACTTTGCTCAGATCATCGAGGCAGATGAAGTGCTTCTGTTTGAGAGAGCCACTTTCCTG GTCATTTCTCACTATCAATGCAAAGAACAGCGGGATGTCCACAGATTTGAGAAAATCAGCAACATTATTAAACAATTCAAGCTGAGTTGCAG TAAGCTGGCAGCTTCTTTCCAGAGTATGGAGGTCAGGAACTCTAACTTTGCTGCTTTCATTGACATCTTTACATCAAATACATATGTGATGGTGGTCATGTCAGACCCTTCAATAC CTTCTGCAGCTACGCTGATCAACATCCGCAATGCCAGAAAACACTTTGAGAAGCTGGAGAGAGTGGATGGACCAAAGCACAGCCTGCTTATGCGCTGA
- the LOC130158808 gene encoding ras-related GTP-binding protein A isoform X2 gives MPSTAMKKKVLLMGKSGSGKTSMRSIIFANYIARDTRRLGATIDVEHSHVRFLGNLVLNLWDCGGQDTFMENYFTSQRDNIFRNVEVLIYVFDVESRELEKDMHYYQSCLEAILQNSPDAKIFCLVHKMDLVQEDQRDLIFKEREEDLKRLSRPLECVCFRTSIWDETLYKVISHYQCKEQRDVHRFEKISNIIKQFKLSCSKLAASFQSMEVRNSNFAAFIDIFTSNTYVMVVMSDPSIPSAATLINIRNARKHFEKLERVDGPKHSLLMR, from the exons gtGCTGCTGATGGGTAAAAGTGGGTCTGGGAAGACCAGCATGAGGTCCATTATCTTTGCAAACTACATCGCCAGGGACACACGGCGCCTGGGTGCCACAA TTGATGTGGAGCACTCCCATGTTAGATTTCTAGGAAACCTGGTATTAAACCTCTGGGACTGTGGAGG ACAGGACACCTTCATGGAGAACTACTTCACCAGTCAGCGGGACAACATCTTCCGCAACGTAGAAGTCCTCATCTATGTCTTTGATGTAGAGAGCCGTGAACTGGAGAAGGACATGCACTACTACCAGTCATGCTTGGAGGCAATTCTTCAGAACTCTCCTGACGCAAAGATCTTTTGTCTAGTGCACAAGATGGACTTGGTGCAGGAGGATCAGCGGGATTTG aTTTTTAAAGAGCGTGAGGAAGACTTGAAGCGCCTTTCCCGTCCCTTGGAATGTGTGTGTTTTAGAACTTCCATCTGGGATGAAACGCTTTACAAG GTCATTTCTCACTATCAATGCAAAGAACAGCGGGATGTCCACAGATTTGAGAAAATCAGCAACATTATTAAACAATTCAAGCTGAGTTGCAG TAAGCTGGCAGCTTCTTTCCAGAGTATGGAGGTCAGGAACTCTAACTTTGCTGCTTTCATTGACATCTTTACATCAAATACATATGTGATGGTGGTCATGTCAGACCCTTCAATAC CTTCTGCAGCTACGCTGATCAACATCCGCAATGCCAGAAAACACTTTGAGAAGCTGGAGAGAGTGGATGGACCAAAGCACAGCCTGCTTATGCGCTGA